Within Vicia villosa cultivar HV-30 ecotype Madison, WI linkage group LG1, Vvil1.0, whole genome shotgun sequence, the genomic segment AACAAGAAcatgatataatttataatggTGTGGCCATCAATGGTGCTTCTTGGATGGCTTTGTGAGTGCTGCTTCATCTTCGTCTTCCTCGTCATCTTCACCATCGTTGTCCCTCTTCCTCTTGGGGTGTGAAGAGGCAGGAGGTAACACTTCTTGAACATCATCGTCTTCATCATCGTCAACTTCTTCCTCCTCTTCACCATCCTCGTTTTCCACTTCAAAAATTTCAGCAGCATCATCGTTGAGAGCCTCAGCCTGTCCAACTGGCTGAACAAGATATCCAGCACCATAGTCTTCTTCCTGTAGTTACAGCAAAATTCAAAAAGTATGATTAAAAAGCTGATAAtgaaacataaaaattaaaaataatttataaaaaatacattaaattaAATCCATAACAAGTCAAAGTCACAGGACACATGAAAACATAAAATCCTTAACTGTATCAGTATACTATGTTTAACATAAACACATGATTTTGGCAGGAAAACACATACTTCATAGCagttcaaaattccaaaaaagaaattaaaacaataCTCCCAACCAGCATATGAAAACAATAAAAGCTCGTGATTGGTCAATCATGCTTATACATAGTACAACAGTCCCAACCTTGCACATCACAATCTTAACAGCAAAAACCTCGTAACAGTCAAATATTCAAAACAGAACATGTAACTTACACTGATATAAGATTTATTTTCGTATTAATTGCAGCATTTCAATCATACTTAAAACCAATGCGACGTATCAATTAAAGGAACTCAAGAGGTCCAAGCATCAGCCATACACCACACTAAGAAGtaacacaaaaaagaaaaaactgGGCTATTCTTAAAATTTCATGGAAATTGGGTGAATCTTCAGATTCAAAAAGTTGttttgcataaaaaaaaaaaaaaaagactcggTGATGTTTTAATGTATCAATAACAAACACAGTACAAATATTTGCTGTTCATAACTTAGGACAGAGACACAGGTATTAGCATATTGTAAAAATCTAGTATAAAATATCACCAACATAATCATGCATAAATGGTTGGAGGAAATAACAAGTTTACTTTTCAAAGTGTAAATCAGGTGAAATTATGGTTTAAATCACACATAAAATGAAAAGAATCACACAATACAAACAAAATTTCAAATCAGATTAGCAAGCATCAGCCAACAAAATAAATACTATCAAATCAAGAGAATCCAACATCCATAGCCTTCTCTTCTGCAATCTAACATCATCAAGGCAAAACATCAAACAGAACCAATTAGCAAATCAATATATAAGAAAATGGCAATCAATTATTAAACAAACATAACACAATAGTCATGCATGCAAAGAGCAAAAACAAGAGTTCCTGAGAAGGAATATCTCacctcatcttcatcttcaaactccccatcatcatcatcatcatcgtcatcttcatcttcttctactcCCATCTCATCTTCACCAGTCTCCCCATTGTCATCTTCGTCTCCATCTTCCTCACCTTGCTCGTGCCCATCAATCTCGCCTTCAGTACTCACCAACCGTCCAGAAGTACTCTCAGGTTCAGCAAAATCCCCTTCATCATTATCAAcctcttcatcatcatcgtcatcatcatcatcctcatcaaaCTCAACCCCATCGTCGTCATCATCACTATCATCAATCTCGTGAacctcaaccacatcatcatcatcaccctCCTCCTCGTCAATCTCTTCCCCGGAATCCTCATCGTCATCTTCCTCCTCTACGTCATCACCCACAGCAGGGGCAACATGGAACCCATTCTCCTGATGGTTCACCCCATTCACCCTCCCCCTGGAAGTCTCCGTCACCTCCTCATCCGCATCACTCTCCTCTTCCTCATCAGCATCGACAACTCCATCAACCCCCTCACTATGACCATTGCTCATCCCAAACGGTCGATCTTCTTCTCCTCCATCAATCTCACCACTCCCAGGATcctcctcctcttcctcctcctcttcatcctcatcctcctcatCATCCGACTCCGGCCTCTCGTTCTCCTCCGCATCCATCTTATCCAAGAACTTAAGCGACTTAATCAAACCAAAAACCCTAGATCGATAATCCTTAACACGAGTAACAGCACACTCATATAGATCCAACGAAACAAGCTTCAACTCCGCTAACGGAGCGAGATCCTCGATCGACTGAATCCTATTGTTCGACAGATCGAGGTCTCGCAGCGAATCGAGTCCCGCTTGAACCAAATACTCAAGTCCTCCGGCGATCCGGTTGTCGGAGAGGTTCAACTTCTGAAGACTCCGGAGCCTCGGGAACTGCTCCAGAGAAGAAACGCCGACGTTCGCAATCGAAAGGTGCTGAAGGTTCTGGAACCTCTCTAGAAGGCTCGGAGGAGGTAAACGTCCTTGCACACACTTAACGGCGCCGTCAAGCGTTAACGTCCGAGCAGAGGCGTGGTCTTTCTCGCCTTCTAACGCCGTTTCCACAGCCCTCTCCCAGATCTCATCCATCAAATACGTAATCCTATATCTCATACAAAACCAAAAGCcgcaaaccaaaaaaaaatcacgCGCTTAGAATTACACGAATATGAACGAAGTGGAAATTCGTGTATGAAATTTCTGCTATGAATGAATTCGTAAGCTGTAAAAGAACCCTAACGTGTTTTCGTGTAAGGGAAAACGATGAacgaaattgaaaattgaaatcaaCGGTTGTGGATGAGGGATGAAGAGATTGAAATTGTAGTGTGAAATTTCGAATACGAATACACTGGTTTTTGCAGATTTTTGGGTTTGGTTTCTCTCTCTAGCTCTGTTTTATAATTTTCTCTCTCTATTGTTTACTGGTTAGGGCAGGGAAATAGAGGATAAACCTCTCTATGGGTTGAACCGGTTCTGCTCTAGGGTTCAAGTGGGTTCAACCATTGTGGTTTGAGATGTTTTTGTCTTCTAGTGATGATTACCGTTGGATCTTGAACGACGAGGATCGATGACGTGGAGGAAAATTGAATGGCTCAGATTGTAGCTTTCTGTGTTTGTTTCGAGTAGGCTGTAAAGAATGCGCGTCGGAaaaataaattcttttttttttttttggtagatAAATAATAGTATCTTCAACTACCGTAAAAGAAAAATcttcaatttaaataatattttaatatagcaagattttcattaatttttttgaatCAAAAGGGTCTTCATTAATTTCATTTAGATATTTTGTGTTTCTCCGTTTATGATAACTCGACACTATTTAAAAATCGGACTGGATCGGCCGATTGGACCGGTTAAATTAGAAATCGGTCAGGTAATtggtctggttcaatagctggatcAAAAATATCATTGAACTAATATGAACAAGTCAAAACCAATGTAAACTGCTAAAATCAGAAAAATCGACGATTTTTCATAACAGGCGGTTTAAgtgcttttttaattttttttaattttaaaaaattaaaacgacgTCGTTgtaactattttaataaaaaattaaaataaaaaataataataaataaataaatttgtagatgcgattgattttgatattgaagaaggagatcctaaccttgaaacaatttttcttttcttaaattaaatttaatagacaatgaaattattttgttataaattattcaattaaattatgttgtgattaaactttgtttgcaattataccttgtgattttgtactattttattatgtgtcatatctatgtttaaaatttgaatttaaattatgaacttgtgaatttatttttaatataatatttttaaaaaacttaagTGTTAGTTATATTTTGTAAAGACAGAATCATCCAGTTCGacaggttttatacctatataattttgttataacgatcgGTCTATTTAACCGAGTTATCCAGCTTAACCCGGTTTAGACATGTTGTTCGACCAGTGactcagtggttcgaccaataaaccaatgATCTAAGACCCTCACCAGTTTGATGTCCGATTCGATTTTTAAAACAATGTATCTAACGGGAGTGTTTATCTATCTGTTTTTTTAATACGTAGAAATgagataatataaataatttttttaaaaaaattttaataaatattaaaataaatatgagagAATGAAGTATTATAGAGAGGAAATATTCAGAGAAGTTAAAATGAAAATGAGTGAAGAAGTACAATAATCATGATAACAATCAAAAAAGTTTGTAAGGGTAAAATTAGAATGAAAATAAGCTACaccaaaaatatgtttttctagAATATATAGATATAGATAATGGATTGGTCTATTTGGATTCATGTGAATGATTTTTTAAGGTGGTGTAGACTAGTGATGAGACGCAAGTATGATATAGATAATGATGATTTTTTTAGGTGGAAGTATAATATAGATTAGTGATCGACGAGAGACGGGGTTGGGACCCTCTAAACACGTTGACGCTCAAATTAGTAAATGAATAAGAATTGAGAGGTATTGATATTATATTGTGTATCTTTCTCTCTAATTTTACTTTTTATAAATGTTTTGGTCTAGTTAGAATTATGATAGAAAATATGACAATCTATTGTCTTTATGACCCTTGGTTTGCATCGTGTATGTTGTTTATGTCCTAGTCTCATGATAAGCATTGAGGGAGAAGGTCAAATTGTGGGCTTGTTTATGATGACTTAGGCGTATATGAGATTCATTCCCTATGTTATGGGTATTTTCTGTTGGTCGCCTAGCTAATGTGTTTTTTCTTCGTGTGCCAAAAGAAAAGTGTATACAAAAAAACCTAACTAATATTAATATTCACACCATTTATCATTTCATATCATTTTCCAAAAATATATAATCATCACTACTTTGAATAAAAAAACTATTTGTTTTTTGATTTTTCAATATTTGTAAGTTTAATTAGTGACGAAGTCTTATAACTTAATTTCATGTTTCACTTTACTCTCATGTCTAATAAATTTACATGTTAGTCCTTTAAAAACAGTTTAGTTTTTCTTGGAGCAAATAAGAAtaaattttattccaaaaaaacaaCTGGAGTACAAAAGTCGAGCCATAAGAATCCAGACATCACGAGGACAAATACACTAGATGACTTCTAACATTCATCCAATATATTACAAAACAAAGTGACTTTCTCATTTTGGTCAATTTTCCTTCTAACAGCATTAATGATCTTATTGCTATCTATATCCTTGCACTGCATCCCTTGGAAGATGATCCTATTTCTGGTTGCCCAAATCTCATAAATTATTTCTGCTGCAGCCATCTTAAGGAGTTTGCTTCTGCAACTTTTTCCACTCATCTGCTGACTGATCCAAACCAGTTTTGAATCCCACTTGAGAGGAATGTGATTCACTTTGAGCCACTTCAGCACCTGACTTCAAACGAACTTGGTATTGCAGCAATCAAATAACAAATGGTTGCAACTTTCCACCTGATTGCAAAAGCTGCAAGCCCCATCTGTCATAATACCAATTTTACTTAACCTATCATTTGTCATAAGCCTTTCTATGCAAGTTAACCAAAGGATGAAGCTGGCTCGAGGCCTGGCTAAGTTCCCAAAGAATAGCTTTCTCCAAATAACCTTTGGCTTAATACCTTAGAGTTCGTTGTACATACCCCTAGTACTGTATTTTCCTTTTTCATTAGAATTCTTCCAAGCTTCCATTTGGCAGATTGTCTCATTGTGTTTGAAGACAGCTTTTTGTTAGTCTAATCGATTCTTTCCgttaaattttgtgaaaaaatgtTAACTTCTGCATACATGGCATGGCAGCAAGGTAATTGTTAAAAAGCTTAGTTAAcatatgtattaaaaaattgatatCATATTTAAACTAGAAGTTTTATTTTTGGAGGTTAAAAATCCCCCACAAATGGTTAATAATGTGTAAAAATGAGCAATTTCCCGAAATATATATCATATCAAGATACAATTGATTCGTGGAAAGCTTAAAGTAATTATTCTCGCAGTATAAAGAAAGTGTGGTTGAGATTCCACTACACAAAAGTTTCACTGTTGAGAATCCTCACCTATTATATAACACATAAAATATACACAAGAGTAAATCCATCAGTTAAAAGATAGGTATATCCTTACAAAAGTAAACCTACctaaaatatgatttaatttcaGCTATTGTTTTGCATATTGTGGTTTTCCAAGTTCCAACTTACAAACGTGACTTTACTTACAAGAGAATGACTTTACTTAATACTACACAATAGTTTTCCTAATAACAACTTTACAACACACAAGATAAATGTTTTACTTAATACTACACAGTGGCTTTCCTGATAAAAACTTAACAACACACAAGACAATAGCTTTACTTAATATTGCACAGTGGCTTTCCAACatacaaacaaaaaatcaaagctttccaacatattttaaaaatcaatagCACACAAGACACTAATAGAAAATTTTAGAGACCTTATCATTGTTGACTGGACAGAAACGATGAATGCATCTAAAAGGGGAGTTGATTTGATGGTGGGATGTGGACAGATGGAGACGCTCCTAACTGCGATTACCGGTGAGCGATGTTGTAGCCGGAACAGGAGAAGACATAGGTTTTACATGG encodes:
- the LOC131639997 gene encoding acidic leucine-rich nuclear phosphoprotein 32-related protein-like, encoding MRYRITYLMDEIWERAVETALEGEKDHASARTLTLDGAVKCVQGRLPPPSLLERFQNLQHLSIANVGVSSLEQFPRLRSLQKLNLSDNRIAGGLEYLVQAGLDSLRDLDLSNNRIQSIEDLAPLAELKLVSLDLYECAVTRVKDYRSRVFGLIKSLKFLDKMDAEENERPESDDEEDEDEEEEEEEEDPGSGEIDGGEEDRPFGMSNGHSEGVDGVVDADEEEESDADEEVTETSRGRVNGVNHQENGFHVAPAVGDDVEEEDDDEDSGEEIDEEEGDDDDVVEVHEIDDSDDDDDGVEFDEDDDDDDDDEEVDNDEGDFAEPESTSGRLVSTEGEIDGHEQGEEDGDEDDNGETGEDEMGVEEDEDDDDDDDDGEFEDEDEEEDYGAGYLVQPVGQAEALNDDAAEIFEVENEDGEEEEEVDDDEDDDVQEVLPPASSHPKRKRDNDGEDDEEDEDEAALTKPSKKHH